TGGTCTTTTCACGTACGAGATCGGTGAAGCTCCGAGTCTGTACCTCGGGATGGTCGCCCGCGGTTGGGCGGTTGCGGTGCCCGATTACCTCGGACCGAACGGTGCATACGGCGCTGCCGAATACGAGGGCCGTTTGACGCTCGACGGGGTTCGCGCCGTGCAGAACTTCGAGCAGCTGCCGTTGAAGGAGAGTCCGGTCGCTCTGCTGGGCTACTCCGGTGGTGCGCTGGCAACATCGTGGGCCGGTGCCATGGCACCCACCTACGCCCCCGAGCTGAACATCGTCGCCACCGTGCAGGGCGGTATCCCTGCCGACCTCGAACTGATCGCAAAGAACCTGGGCTACAGCCCGATTCCGCACCCCGCGTTCGGAATGGCGCTGGCCGCATCGCTCGGACTCGAACGTGAATACCCGACGGAGTTCCCCGTTTCGGAGAACCTGAATGCGGCAGGCCTGGCGTTGCGAGATCAGGTGAGTAACCAGTGCAGGCGTCCCATCATCATCGGCGGAGCGTTCAAGAGCGCTCGGGATCTGTCGAACGTCGACATCGCATCGCTGCCGTCCGCGAAGGCCGTGTTGAAGAAGAACAGTCTCGTCGACTACGAAGGCGTTCCGACGGCACCGGTGTACATGTGGCAGGGAATCAACGACTTCATCACCCCGTTCGCGCCGGTGAAAGAAACCGTGGATCGCTACTGCGCAGCCGGTGCCACCGTCCAGTTCCGGGCGTACCCGTTTGCGGAGCACTTCAGCGGATCGCTCGTCGGACTGCCCGAGGCCTACGCCTACGTGGACGCACGATTCCGAGGTGAGCCGGCACCGTCGAACTGCGCCTGATCTTGTCTCGGTAGTGACCTCACACCTCTTTTGACGACCGCGCGCCCTTGCTCTGAAGTGAGCGGGGGCGCGCAGTCGTCGGTAGGGGTGTGAGGTCGTTGTGGAACCGAGCCGACGTTCGCCGCGTCCAAGGGGTGGGGTGGGTTCGACGAGGGGAGTGGCGGCGTGACGCGGTGGTGGGTGACAGGCGTGGTCGGAGTGATGGTTCTGGTCGCCGGATGTGGCAATTCGACGTCGGGAGCGCCGGTGGCGGATTCGCCGACCACGACGTCGGAAGCACCGAGCGCAGCCGAGCCGTGGGATCCATGCAGCATCCCGAACAATGCCATCGAGGCCGCGGGATTGGATGTGGGGAGCAAGACGTCGACGTTGGTCGGAGACAGGCCGATCTCCACCGATTGGATGATCTGCTCCTGGAGGAACCCCGATCCAGGCTCCTGGTACTTCCTCGGAGTGTTCTCCTCGGACCACGATCTCGCCTACCTGAAAGGTAACGATCAGTTCGGCGAGTTTGTCGAAGTCGATAATGCTGGTGCCGTGCAGTTTCGGCGAACCGCGAATTACGACGAGGTCAGCTGTGGTGTCGCGTATGAAGTGGTTGGGGGAATTGTCTATTTCATTCTCGACGGGCGTGCTTCCCGCGAGCCGCAGGGCGATCCATGTGTCGAGGTCGAGCGGGTTGGAAGCGCGCTCCGCTCGTCGTTGCCACCGTCGAGCCGATAGTGAGGAGCTGCTGTGGAATCAGGGCCGAATGAACTTGGGGCTGCGATGCTGACCTGGCGGGGATTGGCTGCGCAGGCCGACTCGGGGCAGCTGCAAATTCCGGAGGGCGTCGGGTTTCAGTGCGACAAAGTGTGCGCAGATTACGTCTTGCACCTCGAATTGATGCTCGAGAAGACGAAGTGGTTGGTCGACACGGACGCATATGGCACCCTTCCGTCGGCTCGATTGCTGGGTGCGAAGTTCAAGCGACTGGCCGATGGCGAAGAAGGCTCGGCGGCTTCTGTAATCAGGCAGCACATCGAGGTCATCGAATTGATGCGATCGGTGTTTCGTCGCTATCTCGTCGACACCGAAGCGGTCGATCAAAGTGTGGGAGCTCGAATCGGCGGTATCGGAGCAGGTCTGGGGGAGTAGGTCCGCAACCTCACACCCCTTCTCTCGACCTCACACCCCGTTATGCGCTGAATCCCGGCGCGCGGTCGGCAAAAAGGGTGTGAGGTCCCCGAAAATGGTCGCGCCATACCGTCGAACATGCCCGAAATGTCCGTAAAGACAACCGCAGCAACACAATCGAGACAACATTCGCGAATCGGATGACTTAGTCTGCGAGCGTGAATCTCTCCACTGCTCGTCTGGTGCCGATGCGACCGCGTGATCCCCAGGAGCCGCACCGGGCCGCGAGTCCGCTCGAGTTGTTCTTCGACCTCGTGTTCGTGGTTGCCGTGAGTATCGCAGCGGTGCAGCTCCATCACGCGCTCACCGAGAACCACCTTGTCGACGGTCTTCTCAGCTATGCGCTCGTGTTCTTCGCGATCTGGTGGGCGTGGATGAACTTCACCTGGTTCGCCACGTCGTTCGACACCGACGACTGGCTGTATCGCGCGTTGACCGTCGTGCAGATGGCCGGCGTACTGGTGCTCGCCGCGGGGATCGAATCGGCGTTCGTGGACAAGGATTTCGCGATCGTGGTACTCGGCTACGTCGTGATGCGCGTGGCGATGGTGACGCAGTGGGTTCGAGCATCTCGTTCGAGTGAGTACAAGAAGACCGCACTGTCGTACGCGATAGGCATTGCGGGAGTGCAGGTTCTGTGGATTCTCTGGATGGTGCTGCTCGACGGTACGGCCGCTGTCGTCATGTTCTTCGTGCTGGCGGCTGCCGAGATGTCGGTTCCGGTGATCGCCGAACGCAGCGGCTCGACGCCGTGGCATCCGCATCACATCACCGAGCGCTACGGGCTGTTCACGCTGATACTGCTCGGCGAAAGTCTGCTCGCATCGGCCAACGCCATCATCGAGGCGCTGCACGACGAGACTGCCCTGGCGCCGTTGATCTCGATTTCCGTCCTCACACTCGTCGTCACCGCGAGTCTGTGGTGGATCTACTTCTGGCCGCCGCATCACCGGGCAATCGGAAAGTTCGGCAACTCGCTGATCTACGGCTACGCGCACTACTTCATCTTTGCGGCCGCCGGCGCGTTCTCGGCCGGCATCGAGGTCGAGATCGACGTGCTCACCGAACACAGCAAGCTCGGCGACGTCGCCGCGTCCTTCACCGTCACGGTGCCGATTGCGATATTCGTCCTCGGAGTGTGGCTGATCGCGATTCGTTCCAACGCGGATCGCGTCGTCAACATCGCAGTTCCGGTGGGCGCCCTACTCGTGTTGTTCGACCCGATCATTCCCATCCCGATCACCCTCACCGCCGCGGTCATGATCGTCGTCGTCGGCGTGCTCGTCGCACGCGGGCCACGACCCCCAGCGTTAGGTCGTTCCGCAGGCTCCACTCCCCAGCGTCCCGCATGAGAAACTGACCACATGAGTATCGGAACCCTGATTCTGCTCCGTCACGGCGAGAGCGAATGGAACGCGTCCAATCAGTTCACCGGTTGGGTGGACGTGCGACTGACCGAGAAGGGTGAGGCCGAAGGCAAGCGTGCCGGTCAGCTCCTTGCGGAGGCCGGAGTGCTGCCCGACCTGCTGTACACCTCGCTGCTGCGTCGCGCGATCAGCACCGCCAACCTCGCGCTCGACGCCGCCGACCGCCACTGGATTCCCGTCGTGCGCGATTGGCGTCTGAACGAGCGGCACTACGGCGCGCTGCAGGGCCTGAACAAGGCCGAGACCAAGGACAAGTACGGCAACGAGCAGTTCATGCTGTGGCGTCGTAGCTACGACACCCCGCCGCCCGCCATCGAGGTCGGCAGCGAGTTCAGCCAGGATGCCGATCCCCGCTACGCCGATCTGGACAGCGTTCCGCTGACCGAATGCCTCGCAGATGTGGTCGAGCGGCTGATCCCGTACTTCGAGGAGACGATCGTCGCCGACCTGAAGGCAGGCAAGACCGTGCTCGTCGCCGCGCACGGCAACTCGCTGCGCGCGCTCGTGAAGTACCTCGACGAGATCTCCGACGCGGACATCGCCGAGCTGAACATTCCCACCGGCATCCCATTGCAGTACGACCTCACCGAGGTCGACGGCAAATTGAAGCCCACCAATCCGGGTGGCACCTACCTCGATCCGGAAGCAGCGGCCGCGGGAGCTGCTGCCGTGGCAAATCAGGGCGGTAAGTAACTCCATCGCGCACAAACCGGCAGTTTGTCGAAACTGCAGGTGAACGAACGAAGAACACTGCCGACGAGGACTATGACGACCAGGGAAATGCCTGCACCCTGCGTATGTGAGCTGTCCATCGAACGTACGATTCCGGTGTGAGTGTTGCATCGGCCGTACTACTGGCAATTGCCGCGGCCTTCGTGGGATACCTCGTCGGCGGTGTTCTCATCCCGTACCTCAACACTCGACACTCGGAGCGTCGCCGCGCCACGTCCGGTTTGACGATGTCGCAGGTACTGGACCTGATCGTGCTCGCGTCGGAGAGCGGCATCGCCGTCGTCGATCAGTTTCACGACGTCGTGCTGTCGAATCCACGGGCCGAGGAGCTCGGTTTGGTGCGTAACCGTTCGATCGACGAGCGCGCTTGGGCTGCGGCGACGAAAGTGCTGTCCGACGGCCATCCCGTCGAAGTCGATCTCAGCTCCAAGGCACCGCGACCGGGCCGCGACAAGATCGCCGTCCGATGCGTCGCGCGCCTGCTCAGCAAGGAAGACAAGCGCTTCGTCGTGCTGTTCGCCGACGACGATTCCGAGCAGGTGCGGATGGAAGCGACGCGTCGCGACTTCGTGGCCAACGTCAGTCACGAACTCAAGACACCCGTCGGTGCGATGAGCCTGCTGGCCGAGGCGCTGCTCGAGTCCGCGGACGATCCGGATTCCGTTCGGCATTTCGGCGGCAAGGTCGTCGCCGAATCCAAACGCCTGGGCAACATGGTGACCGAGCTGATCGCGCTCTCGCGATTGCAAGGGGCCGAGAAGCTACCCGACCTCGAGGTCGTCGACGTCGACACCGTCGTCAACGAAGCAATGGATCGCTCCAAGCTCGCCGCCGAGAACGCCGGCATTTCCGTCACCACCGATCACCCGAGCGGACTCGAAGTGCTCGGCGACCAAGCTCTACTGGTGACGGCGCTCGCCAACCTCATCCAGAACGCGATCGCATACTCGTCCAACGGATCGCCCGTCTCGGTCAGCCGGGCCCTGCGCGGCTCGCAGGTCGCGTTCGCCGTCACCGACCGCGGCATCGGCATCGCCAAAGCCGACCAGGAACGCGTCTTCGAACGATTCTTCCGCGTCGACAAAGCTCGGTCGCGGGCCACCGGCGGCACAGGCCTCGGCCTGGCCATCGCCAAACACGTCGCAGCCAACCACAACGGCAGCATCTCGCTGTGGAGCAAGCTGGGCACCGGATCCACCTTCACCCTCCAGATCCCCGCGTACTTCGAAGAAGAAGACGACGCTGCGGTTACAGAAAGAGAGAATCAGTGACCAACGTTCTGATCGTGGAAGACGAAGAGTCGTTGGCCGATCCACTGGCCTTCCTGCTCCGCAAAGAAGGGTTCGAGGCCACCGTCGTGGGCGACGGTCCGTCGGCTCTGGCCGAGTTCGATCGCGCCGGAGCGGACATCGTGCTGCTCGATCTCATGCTCCCCGGGATGAGCGGCACCGACGTGTGCAAGCAATTGCGTTCGCGCTCAGGTGTTCCCGTCATCATGGTGACCGCACGCGACAGCGAGATCGACAAGGTGGTCGGCCTCGAACTGGGAGCAGACGACTACGTCACCAAGCCCTATTCGGCGCGCGAGCTCATCGCCCGCATCCGCGCGGTACTGCGTCGAGGCTCCGACGCCGAGGTCGACGGCGGAGCCGACACCGGAGTGCTCGAGGCCGGCCCGGTGCGAATGGACGTCGAACGCCATGTGGTGATGGTGGGATCCGAGCAGATCACGTTGCCGCTCAAGGAATTCGATCTGCTCGAGTACCTACTGCGCAACTCCGGCCGAGTGCTCACGCGCGGACAGTTGATCGACCGGGTGTGGGGAGCCGACTACGTGGGCGACACCAAGACCCTGGACGTGCACGTGAAGCGACTGCGCTCCAAGATCGAGGCCGACCCGGCCAAGCCGGAACACCTCGTGACCGTGCGCGGGCTGGGTTACAAGCTCGAGGGATAGAGCCTGCGGCATGTGCACGGAAACTCGTAGTGGGCTACGAGGTTCCGCGCACATGCGGCGCAGCCGCTCTATCGACGCTGAGCCTCACGAGTGGCCGGATGCACCGCGATCAGACCAAGGCCACGGCGACGCTTGCACAGTGACGCCAATTCGTCGTATGCGGCTTTGCCGAGCAGCTCGGTCAATTCGGGCTTGTAGGACTCGAACACCTGCTTCGCGCCGACGTGGGCGTCGGGTGAGCCGGAGCAGTACCAGTGCAGATCGAGACCGCCTTCGCCCCAGCCGCGTCGGTCGTATTCGCCGATGGTGGTCTTGAGAATCTCCGAGCCGTCCGGCCGCGTCACCCAGTCCTGGGTGCGCCGGATCGGAAGCTGCCAGCACACATCGGGCTTGACCTCGAGCGGCTCGATGCCCTTGCGCAGCGCCATCGAGTGCAGCGCGCACCCGATGCCGCCCTCGAAGCCGGGACGGTTCTGGAAGATGCACGCACCCTTGTAGCGGCGCGTACGCAGCGACTGTTCGTCGTCGAGATCGTCGTATTCGACGTATCCCTTCTTGCCCAGACCCTTGTCCATGAGCTGCCAGTCCTGCGGGGTGAGCAACTTCACCGACTCGTCGAGCTTGCGCTTGTCGTCCTCGTCGGACAGGAATGCGCCGTGCGAACAGCACCCGTCGTCAGGCCTGCCCTCGACGGTTCCCTGGCATGCCGGAGTGCCGAAGACGCAGGTCCAGTTGGACAGGAGCCACGTCAGATCGGCGGCGATGAGGTGTTCCGAATTGTCTGGATCTGGGAATTCGACCCACTCTCGTGGGAAATCCATCTCGACCTCTGCAGCGAACGGTGGCTGCTCACGACCTGCTGTCACAAAGGACGACGCTAGACCCAGTACCGTGGACCTGTGCGATTAGGGGTGCTCGACGTCGGTAGCAACACGGTGCATCTACTTGTCGTGGACGCCCACCGCGGCGCTCACCCCACCCCGATGAGCTCGAGCAAGGCAACGTTGCGCCTCTCCGAGAACACCGATGCGCACGGAAACATCACCCCTGCGGGCGCGGATCGCCTCGTGAACGAGGTTCGTGAGTTCGCAGCCATCGCCGAACGTTCGGGTTGCAGTGAACTGATGGCATTTGCCACCTCCGCAGTGCGCGACGCCTACAACTCGGAGGACGTGCTCGCTCGAGTACTCACCGAAACCGGAGTTTCCCTGCAGACATTGTCCGGCGTCGACGAGGCCCGGCTGACATTTCTCGCGGTTCGACGCTGGTACGGCTGGAGCGCCGGGCGCATCCTCGGACTCGACATCGGCGGCGGATCGCTCGAACTGGCCAGCGGAAGCGACGAGAATCCGGACGTCGCATTCTCTCTGCAACTCGGTGCCGGTCGCCTCACCCGCGATTGGCTCGACGAGGATCCACCGGGCAAGCGTCGTATCGCGGTTCTCCGGGATTGGCTGGATGCGGAATTGGCGACCCCCGCCAAGGAGTTGCTGGCGGCCGGCGACGCCGACCGGGCCGTGGGAACGTCGAAGACATTCCGTTCGTTGGCTCGCTTGACCGGTGCCGCGCCCTCCGCGGCCGGTCCCAGAGTGACGCGGACGCTCACTGCGAGCGGCTTGAGGCAACTCATAGCCTTCATATCGCGGATGACGGCCGCCGACCGTGCAGAATTGGAAGGCGTCAGCGCCGACAGGTCGCCACAACTGGTGGCCGGGGCATTGGTAGCGGAGGCGAGCATGCGGGCATTGTCGGTGGAGTCACTCGAGATCTGCCCGTGGGCGCTGAGGGAAGGTTTGATTTTGAGGAAGCTGGACACCGAAACCGACGGCGATCTGGTGGGGAGTTCGAGATGAGCGAGAACAATCCAGAGGACACCGGGCAGATCTCGGTTGCCGAGCTGTTGGCCCGAAACGGCCAGCAGACGAACCTGAGCACCGGTGGACGCCGTCGCCGAGGCGTCAAGGGCGGCATCTCCGTCGCCGAGCTCACCGGTGAAATCCCGGTCGTCCGGGACGAGCCGGGCAGCCGTAGCGCCCCGGTGGTCGACGCGCCTGCTCCGCCTCCGGCGGACCGTGACACGTCGGCCCCCGCTCGAGTCGAGGCGGACGACGACCGCGTGACGCCCGACGACGCGCCCGCATTCCTGTCCTCGCGGCCACAACCGGCCCGACCGCAGAGCGCTCGCCCGACCGCGTTCCAACCGGTGGCCAGGCGCGAGAAGCAGCAGCCCGAGCCCGAACTGCTGTCCGGCTCCACCACGGTGGCCGGTGACCTGCTCAACCGGTCGCACGACGACACCGAGCGCGGTCATCGTCCGGCTGCACCGACGACGCCACCGGATCGGCAGCCGTACGGATCCACCGCGGCCGAACAGGGGCGGAACCGCAAGCCCGCAGGATTCACCGCGCCGCGCCAGGTCGAGGTGGCCGAGCCGAACACCGACGTCACCCCGCGAGCAGCGGTGATCGACGTCGACGACGTCGCCAAGACCGCGGTGTCTGCGCGCATTGCGCGCCCGGACGACACGGAATCCACCCCGACGGGCAAGGTCGCGTCGACCGAGGCACCTGCGACATCCGCTCCCACCCAGGCCGTCGATCTCGTCGAGCCGGATGCAGAGCGCGACGCCGAGGACAACACTGCAGCGGCACCGGAGACCGAGACCGACGCGAGCCCCGCGACCCGATCCAGCCGCCGTGCTTCGGCCGCCAAGGGCAAGGGCGGTGCCGTTCGGCAGTGGCTCGTGCTCCTCGGTCAGGCAGTGGTGGCCATCGTCGTCGGCGCATTGCTGTTCAAGGGCTTCGAGCAACTGTGGGACGTGTTGCCATGGGTCGCCCTGGTGCTGTCGGTGCTGGTGATCGTCGGTCTCGTGGCAGTGGTGAGAATCCTGCGGCGCACCGATGATCTGATATCGATCGTCATCGCGATCGCCGTGGGTGTGTTCGTGACGCTCGGTCCGCTCGCCTTCCAGCTCAGTACCGGCTGAGCTGGAACCGCCATGGCTGCGCAGCGAATACACGTCGGGCTGTCCACGGCATCGGTGTACCCGCAGAACACGGAGGCGGCGTTTCGTTACGCAGCCGAACTCGGGTACGACGGCGTGGAACTGATGGTGTGGGCCGAGTCGGTCAGCCAGGACGTCGACGCGGTGGCCGCACTCTCTCGGGAGTACTCGATGCCGGTTCAGGCCATCCACGCGCCGTGTCTGCTGATCTCGCAGCGGGTGTGGGGATCGGATCCGATCGCCAAACTGGCCCGATCGGTCGAGGTGGCCGAGAAACTCGGGTCGGCTACGGTCGTCGTTCATCCGCCGTTCCGCTGGCAACGCAAGTACAGCGAGGGCTTCGCCGATCAGGTAGCGGAACTGGAAGCGAACTCGCACGTGGTGGTTGCCGTCGAGAACATGTTTCCGATGCGTGCCGACAGGTTCTTCGGACGCAAGGAGAAATCGGCACAGCGACTCGAACGACGGGGCGGCCCGGGAGCCGCCCTGTCGGCGTTCTCCCCGTCGTACGACCCGACGGACGTCGGCCACGGTCACTACACCCTCGACCTCTCGCACACGGCCACCGCGGGCTCCGACGCCCTCGAGATGCTCGATCGGATGGGCGAGGGCATCGCACACCTGCATTTGGCCGACGGCCGAGGCGCGTCCGTCGACGAGCATCTGATCCCCGGGCACGGCAGTCAGCCGTGCGTGGAGGTGTGCACCGAACTGGTGCGCCGCGGCTTCGACGGTCAGGCCGTGATCGAGATCAACACGCAGAACGCGCGGACGGTCCCCGAACGTTCCTCGATGCTCGGACAAGCACTGCAGTTCGCCCGCGCACACCTGTCCTGAGGCCGCCGGTAAGTTGTCGGGAATGAGTTCTGCCAGCCCCTTCAAGGCCGCCACCACCCTGACCGCGCTCGAGGTCGCCACCGACACCGCGTCGTTCGCGGGCGCGATCGACTCCACCTGGACCATCGGTCCGAAGGTGCACGGAGGTGCCATGCTCGCCGTCTGCGCGGCGGCAGCGCGCAGGCATATCGTCCTGACCGACCCGGAGCTGGCCGAGATCCAGCCGCTCGCGGTGAGCGTCAGCTACCTGGCCGCTCCCGATCCCGGCGAGGTTGAGCTGACGACGGTGGTGCGCAAGCGCGGTCGCCAGGTCTCCCACGTCGACGTCGAACTCACCCAGGCCGGACGCGTCGCCGTACGGGCGGTGGTGACCCTGGGTCGTCCCGACTCCGACGAACCCCACCACGAGACGCCGACGTCACTGGCGTCGATGGCCGTCGAACCTCCCGCCGAGACACTCGCGGTGGCGGGGGATCATCCGATGGCGTCCATCGTGCACGTCGCCAAGGGCTGCGAGATGCGTATCGACGAGTCCTCGGCGTCGTTCCTGACCGGCGCACAGGGCGAGGCGGAGATCAGATTGTGGGTGCGTCCCTTCGCGGGCGACGAGGCCGACATCGACACCGCGGTGTTGTTCGCATTGATGACCGGAGACATCTCGGCTCCGGTGACCATGAACCGCGGCATGTTCGGTTGGGCGCCGACCGTGCAGTTGACGACCTACCTGCGGCGCCGTCCGGCACCGGGGTGGCTGCGCGTTGCGGCGACCAGCACCGTCATCGGCAGCACCTGGTTCGAGGAGGACCACGTGGTGCTGGATTCGACCGGTGCCGTCGTGGTGCAGAGCAGACAGTTGGCGATGGTGCCGCGCTCGAACTGACATGGCAGGCTTGGCCGCATGACGAGAATTGCAGTGATCGGCGGCGGACGGATCGGCGAGGCGTTGATTGCGGGACTCCTCGAGTCCGGCCACGCAGTGCGCGATCTGGTGGTCGCCGAGAAGTCCGAGGCCCGCGCCAAGGAGATCGCGAAGGAATTCGGTGTCCTGACCACCACCGTCGGCGACGCATCCGAGGGGGCCGACGTGATCGTGCTGGCGGTCAAGCCGGCCGACGTCGAAACGGCACTGACCGAGATCACCAAGATCGAGCTCGACGGCGATCGCGAACAACTCATCGTCTCGCTGGCCGCAGGCGTCCCCACCGCCAAGTTCGAGCCCAAGCTCCCCGCCGGCTTCCCTGTCGTTCGGGTCATGCCCAACACCCCGATGCTGGTGGGGGAAGGCGTCAGCGTGCTGGCACCGGGCAA
The nucleotide sequence above comes from Rhodococcoides fascians A25f. Encoded proteins:
- a CDS encoding sugar phosphate isomerase/epimerase family protein, with the protein product MAAQRIHVGLSTASVYPQNTEAAFRYAAELGYDGVELMVWAESVSQDVDAVAALSREYSMPVQAIHAPCLLISQRVWGSDPIAKLARSVEVAEKLGSATVVVHPPFRWQRKYSEGFADQVAELEANSHVVVAVENMFPMRADRFFGRKEKSAQRLERRGGPGAALSAFSPSYDPTDVGHGHYTLDLSHTATAGSDALEMLDRMGEGIAHLHLADGRGASVDEHLIPGHGSQPCVEVCTELVRRGFDGQAVIEINTQNARTVPERSSMLGQALQFARAHLS
- a CDS encoding Ppx/GppA phosphatase family protein, giving the protein MRLGVLDVGSNTVHLLVVDAHRGAHPTPMSSSKATLRLSENTDAHGNITPAGADRLVNEVREFAAIAERSGCSELMAFATSAVRDAYNSEDVLARVLTETGVSLQTLSGVDEARLTFLAVRRWYGWSAGRILGLDIGGGSLELASGSDENPDVAFSLQLGAGRLTRDWLDEDPPGKRRIAVLRDWLDAELATPAKELLAAGDADRAVGTSKTFRSLARLTGAAPSAAGPRVTRTLTASGLRQLIAFISRMTAADRAELEGVSADRSPQLVAGALVAEASMRALSVESLEICPWALREGLILRKLDTETDGDLVGSSR
- a CDS encoding Yip1 family protein, whose protein sequence is MSENNPEDTGQISVAELLARNGQQTNLSTGGRRRRGVKGGISVAELTGEIPVVRDEPGSRSAPVVDAPAPPPADRDTSAPARVEADDDRVTPDDAPAFLSSRPQPARPQSARPTAFQPVARREKQQPEPELLSGSTTVAGDLLNRSHDDTERGHRPAAPTTPPDRQPYGSTAAEQGRNRKPAGFTAPRQVEVAEPNTDVTPRAAVIDVDDVAKTAVSARIARPDDTESTPTGKVASTEAPATSAPTQAVDLVEPDAERDAEDNTAAAPETETDASPATRSSRRASAAKGKGGAVRQWLVLLGQAVVAIVVGALLFKGFEQLWDVLPWVALVLSVLVIVGLVAVVRILRRTDDLISIVIAIAVGVFVTLGPLAFQLSTG
- a CDS encoding phosphoglyceromutase, translated to MSIGTLILLRHGESEWNASNQFTGWVDVRLTEKGEAEGKRAGQLLAEAGVLPDLLYTSLLRRAISTANLALDAADRHWIPVVRDWRLNERHYGALQGLNKAETKDKYGNEQFMLWRRSYDTPPPAIEVGSEFSQDADPRYADLDSVPLTECLADVVERLIPYFEETIVADLKAGKTVLVAAHGNSLRALVKYLDEISDADIAELNIPTGIPLQYDLTEVDGKLKPTNPGGTYLDPEAAAAGAAAVANQGGK
- a CDS encoding DUF3558 domain-containing protein, translating into MTRWWVTGVVGVMVLVAGCGNSTSGAPVADSPTTTSEAPSAAEPWDPCSIPNNAIEAAGLDVGSKTSTLVGDRPISTDWMICSWRNPDPGSWYFLGVFSSDHDLAYLKGNDQFGEFVEVDNAGAVQFRRTANYDEVSCGVAYEVVGGIVYFILDGRASREPQGDPCVEVERVGSALRSSLPPSSR
- a CDS encoding sensor histidine kinase, translated to MSVASAVLLAIAAAFVGYLVGGVLIPYLNTRHSERRRATSGLTMSQVLDLIVLASESGIAVVDQFHDVVLSNPRAEELGLVRNRSIDERAWAAATKVLSDGHPVEVDLSSKAPRPGRDKIAVRCVARLLSKEDKRFVVLFADDDSEQVRMEATRRDFVANVSHELKTPVGAMSLLAEALLESADDPDSVRHFGGKVVAESKRLGNMVTELIALSRLQGAEKLPDLEVVDVDTVVNEAMDRSKLAAENAGISVTTDHPSGLEVLGDQALLVTALANLIQNAIAYSSNGSPVSVSRALRGSQVAFAVTDRGIGIAKADQERVFERFFRVDKARSRATGGTGLGLAIAKHVAANHNGSISLWSKLGTGSTFTLQIPAYFEEEDDAAVTERENQ
- the proC gene encoding pyrroline-5-carboxylate reductase, with the translated sequence MTRIAVIGGGRIGEALIAGLLESGHAVRDLVVAEKSEARAKEIAKEFGVLTTTVGDASEGADVIVLAVKPADVETALTEITKIELDGDREQLIVSLAAGVPTAKFEPKLPAGFPVVRVMPNTPMLVGEGVSVLAPGKYARAEHLELVRSILSAVGKVVVVKEHQLDAVTAVSGSGPAYFFLVAEAMIDAGVGLGLARDVASALVVQTMVGAGAMLDRSDESANELRYAVTSPGGTTAAAVRELERNGLRAAFFDALGAANARSIEMGITAD
- a CDS encoding thioesterase family protein gives rise to the protein MSSASPFKAATTLTALEVATDTASFAGAIDSTWTIGPKVHGGAMLAVCAAAARRHIVLTDPELAEIQPLAVSVSYLAAPDPGEVELTTVVRKRGRQVSHVDVELTQAGRVAVRAVVTLGRPDSDEPHHETPTSLASMAVEPPAETLAVAGDHPMASIVHVAKGCEMRIDESSASFLTGAQGEAEIRLWVRPFAGDEADIDTAVLFALMTGDISAPVTMNRGMFGWAPTVQLTTYLRRRPAPGWLRVAATSTVIGSTWFEEDHVVLDSTGAVVVQSRQLAMVPRSN
- a CDS encoding low temperature requirement protein A, which codes for MRPRDPQEPHRAASPLELFFDLVFVVAVSIAAVQLHHALTENHLVDGLLSYALVFFAIWWAWMNFTWFATSFDTDDWLYRALTVVQMAGVLVLAAGIESAFVDKDFAIVVLGYVVMRVAMVTQWVRASRSSEYKKTALSYAIGIAGVQVLWILWMVLLDGTAAVVMFFVLAAAEMSVPVIAERSGSTPWHPHHITERYGLFTLILLGESLLASANAIIEALHDETALAPLISISVLTLVVTASLWWIYFWPPHHRAIGKFGNSLIYGYAHYFIFAAAGAFSAGIEVEIDVLTEHSKLGDVAASFTVTVPIAIFVLGVWLIAIRSNADRVVNIAVPVGALLVLFDPIIPIPITLTAAVMIVVVGVLVARGPRPPALGRSAGSTPQRPA
- a CDS encoding lipase family protein, with product MRKFFALGSILVALCASLFATGTTASAAPAPTIPDPDIFYAAPADIADHAPGDILASRRADAWMYPNTDIWQLKYRSTNSAGAPVAAVTTVLMPRGRGAGTPLVSYQAVINALGVKCAPSHGLFTYEIGEAPSLYLGMVARGWAVAVPDYLGPNGAYGAAEYEGRLTLDGVRAVQNFEQLPLKESPVALLGYSGGALATSWAGAMAPTYAPELNIVATVQGGIPADLELIAKNLGYSPIPHPAFGMALAASLGLEREYPTEFPVSENLNAAGLALRDQVSNQCRRPIIIGGAFKSARDLSNVDIASLPSAKAVLKKNSLVDYEGVPTAPVYMWQGINDFITPFAPVKETVDRYCAAGATVQFRAYPFAEHFSGSLVGLPEAYAYVDARFRGEPAPSNCA
- a CDS encoding response regulator transcription factor, whose product is MTNVLIVEDEESLADPLAFLLRKEGFEATVVGDGPSALAEFDRAGADIVLLDLMLPGMSGTDVCKQLRSRSGVPVIMVTARDSEIDKVVGLELGADDYVTKPYSARELIARIRAVLRRGSDAEVDGGADTGVLEAGPVRMDVERHVVMVGSEQITLPLKEFDLLEYLLRNSGRVLTRGQLIDRVWGADYVGDTKTLDVHVKRLRSKIEADPAKPEHLVTVRGLGYKLEG